Genomic DNA from Acidobacteriota bacterium:
CCCGCGCCGACCGCGTACGGGTGCCACCAGAGGCTCGCGAGGCTCCCGGCGACCCCCGAGATCAGGTACGTGATCAGGAAGCCGGATCTGCCCAACAATCGCTCGACGAGCGCGCCGATCTGCCAGAGGGCGAACATGTTGCAGAAGAGGTGGATCGCTCCGAAGTGCAGGTAGTTCGACGTGAGCAGCCGCCACCACTCGCCGTTCGCGGTGAGCGGCCCGAAGTCGGCCCCCCAGGCGCGCATCACCTCCGTGTCGGGACTGAGAGGATTCGCGCCGTTCGCGAGCATGGCGATCCACACAGCGACGTTCACCGCGATCAGCGTGGGCGTCAGCGGCGCGGAAGGCGTGAGCTGGTGGAGCGCGACGGCGAACCGGACTCCGGGGGGAAGGGGGCGCGGCGCGGGTTCGAGGTCGATGGAAACGTCAGCGGGCATCGGCGGCGACCGTCGGTTCGCCGGCCGTCTGCTCGTGCGCGTGGTACGAAGAGCGCACCAGCGGCCCCGACTCGACGTGCTTGAAGCCTCGCGCCAGCCCTTCCTCCTTGAGTCGCGCGAACTCCTCGGGGGCGTAGTAGCGCTCCACCGGGAGGTGCTGCATCGACGGCCGCAGGTACTGGCCGATGGTCATGATGTCGCAGTCGGCGGCGCGCAGATCGTCCATGAGCGCGAGCATCTCGTCGAGGGTCTCGCCCACGCCGACCATGACGCCGGACTTCGTGCGCACGGGGTAGGCCGCTTTCGACTCCGCCGCCGCCTTCAGGATCTTCAGCGACTGCGCGTAGTCAGCGCCGGCGCGCACGCGGCGGTAGAGCGACGGCACCGTCTCCATGTTGTGATTGAGGATCTCGGGGCGGGCGGCCATCACCGCCCTCAGCGCCGCGAGATCCCCCTGGAAATCCGGGATCAGCACCTCGATGGCGCACCCCTCGTTGAGGCGCCGCACCTCGTGAATCGTCCGCGCGAAGTGGGCGGCGCCGCCGTCTCCGAGATCGTCGCGATCGACCGAGGTGATGACGGCGTGGCGAAGCTTGAGCTTCCGCACCGCCTCGGCCACGTGCCGGGGCTCGTCCGGGTCGAGCGCCTTCGGGATCTCCTTCCCGACGGCGCAGAAGCCGCACCGGCGCGTGCAGTCAGCGCCCATGATCATGAAGGTGCCGGTGCCGTGGCTCCAGCACTCGAAGATGTTCGGGCAGCGCGCCTCCTCGCAGACGGTGTGGAGGTTCAGGTCCTTCACCATGCCGCGGATCCGGCCGTAGTCCTCCCCCGTCCTGAGGCGGATCTTGATCCACTCGGGCTTGGCGAGCGGAGCGTCCACGCGGCCTCTCATCTCAGCGCCCCCCGGACGCCGCGGCGGCGAGCGAGGCCGGCGGCGCGGCGAGGCCGCCGGCATCCGCCGCGACGACCTCGCGATCGAAGACCTCCCCGAAGTGCCGCGCGCAGGCGCGCGCGACCGCGTCGAGGCCGAACGATTCACCGGTTAGCTCCCGCAGGGACGTCACCCCCGCGTCGGTGATGCCGCACGGGACGATGTGCCCGAAGTACGAGAGATCGGTCGTGACGTTGAAGGCGAAGCCGTGGCTCGTGATCCACCGGCTGACCCTCACGCCGATCGCCGCGAGCTTGCGGCCGCCGGCCCAGACGCCCGTGCGCCCCTCGACGCGCGCGGAGTCGACGCCGAAATCGCGCGCGGCGCGGATCAGCACCTCCTCGAGATCGCGGACGTACCGGTGCACGTCGCAGCGGTCGGGGCGCAGGTCGATGACGGGATAGCCGACGAGCTGGCCGGGGCCGTGGTACGTGACGTCGCCGCCGCGCCCCGTCCCGTGGACGCCGATGCCCCGGGCCGCGCGCGTCCCCTCGTCGAGGAGGACGTTCGACCCGTCCGCTCCCCGGCCGAGCGTGACGACGTGGGGGTGCTCGAGGAGAAGAAGGGCCTCGCCTCCCGTCCCCGCCGCAAGATCGCGGACGAGCGACTCCTGGAGCCGCGTCGCCTCGGGGTAGGCGACCCGGCCGAGGCGCCTCGCCTCGCAGCGGCGTCGCATCAGCGTCTCATCTCTCCGCGGGCTTTCAGCTCAGGTCCGTGAAGGTGCCGCGCTCGAGCGTCCCCTTGACGTGCGAGAGGAACTGCTCGGCGACGGCGCCGTCGACCAGGCGGTGGTCGTAGCCGAGGACCATGTACATCATCGATCGGATCGCGATCGCGTCGTCGATGACGACCGGGCGCTTCTGGATGACGCCGATGCCGAGGATGGCGACGTTCGGCTGGTTGATGATCGGCATCCCGTAGAGGCCGCCGAAGGCCCCGGGGTTGGTCAGGGTGAAGGTGCTCCCCTGGATCTCGTCGGGGCCGAGCTTGCGCGTCCTGGCGCGCGTGCCGAGGTCGTTCACCGAGCGCGCGATCCCGAGGAGGTTCTTCTCGTCGGCGTTCCGGATGACCGGGACGATGAGCCCCCAGTCGAGCGCGACGGCCACGCCGAAGTGCACTCGGCGGTGGTAGACGACGCTGTTGCCGTCGATCGAGGCGTTGACGGCCGGGAAGGCCTTGAGCCCCTCGATCGCCGCCTTGATGACGAACGGCGTGTACGTGAGCTTGATCCCCTCGCGCGCCTCGAAGGTCGCCTTGTGCTTCTCGCGCAGCTTCACGACCTTCGTCATGTCCACCTCGTAGACCGTGTGGACGTGAGCCGAGGTCCGGCGGGAGACGATCATGTGCTCGGCGATGATCTTCCGGATGTTCGTGAGGGGCTCGACGCGGACGTCCTCGCCCGGCGCGTACGCGATCGCCGGCGAGGCCGGAGCGGCCGCGGAGGCGTGGGACGGGGCCGCCGTCGCCGGCATCACCGCGGCGCCGGCGCCGCCGGCGTCGAGGTGGGCCATGATGTCGTTGCGCGTGACGCGCCCGGAGATCCCCGAGCCCTGGAGGTGCGAGATGTCGACGCCGTGCTCCGCGGCGATGCGGCGGACGAGAGGGGTCGATCGCACGCGCCGCAGCTCCTCCTTCGTCGGGATCTGGCCCGCGCGTCGCTGCGCCGAGAGATCCGCGCTCGAGAGGGCGCGGCCGTGCGACGGCGCGGGTGCGGCCATCGGCGGCGCCGCGGGGGGCGAAGTCTGCGCAGGACGTGACGCGGGAGGCTGCTGCGGCGCGGGGGACGGCGCCTGGACGCTCGCGGCGGCCGGCGTCGAAAGGGCGGCGCCCGCCTCCGTCTCGACGCGCGCGAGGACCGCGTTGATCTCGACGGTCTTCCCCTCGGGGACGAGGATCTCGGCGAGCACGCCGCTCGCGGGGGAGGGAACCGTCGCGTCCACCTTGTCGGTGGAGATCTCGAGGATGTCCTCGTCGCGCTTGACGCTCTCTCCGACCTTTTTCAGGTAGCGGAGGACCGTCCCCTCCGCGATGCTCTCCCCCATCTGGGGCATGATGACGTCGACTTTCATCCGTGAGGCTCCATCCGCCGGCCCGGCGCACGGCCGGGCGGCACTCAGTACGCGATCAGTTCCCTGGCGGCCGCGACGACCTTCGCCGCGTCCGGAATGAAGAGGTCCTCGAGCGGCGCCGCGTACGGGGCCGGGGTGTCCGGCGCCGTGACGCGCACGACGGGCCCGTCGAGGTACTCGAACGCGCGCTCCCCGATGCGCGAGGCGATCTCGGCGCCGATGCCGCCGGTGCGCGTGTCCTCGTGGAGCACGATCACCTTGCCGGTCTTCGCGGCCGCCGCGAGGATTGCGTCGTCGTCGAGGGGGAGGAGCGTCCGGAGGTCCAGCACCTCGGTGGAGACGCCGTCCTGCTCGAGGCGGCGCGCCGCGTCGAGGGCCGTGTGGACCATAGCACCGTACGTCACGATCGCGAGATCGCTCCCCTGCCGCCGCGTCGCGGCGACCCCCAGCGGGACCGCGTAGTCCTCGTCGGGCAGGTCCTCCTTCACGCGGCGGTACAGGAACTTGTGCTCGAGGAAGAGGACCGGGTCCTCGTCGCGGATCGCCGACTTCAACAGCCCCTTCGCGTCGTAGGCGGTCGCCGGCTCCACGATCTTCAGCCCCGGCACGTGGAAGAAGTGCGCCTCGACGTTCTGGGAGTGGAACGGCCCCGCCCTCACGCCGCCGCCGCACGGCCCGCGCACCACCATCGGAACCCCCCCGCCCCAGCGCCAGCGGCACTTGGCCGCGAAGTTGACGAGCTGGTTGAACCCGCAGGCGATGAAGTCGATGAACTGCATCTCGGCCACGGGGCGCATCCCGGCGAGCGCCGCCCCGACGGCGGCCCCGACGATCCCCGCCTCCGCGATCGGCGTGTCGATGACGCGCCGGTCGCCGAAGCGATCCCGAAGACCCGCGGTCACCTTGAACGCCCCCCCGTACGCGCCGATGTCCTCGCCGAGAAGGAAGACCCTCGCGTCGCGCTCCATCTCTTCGGTGAGCGCCTGCCGGATCGCCTCGAGGTACGTCGCCTGGGCCATGGGTCAGATGTGGATATAGCTTCCGAGGACGCCTTCCGCCGCCTCGTGAATCCCCTCCGCGAGGGTGGGATGCGCGTGCACCGTGTGGACGAGCTCGTCCACGGTGGCCTCGGCCTTCATCGCGACCACCGCCTCCGCGATGAGATCGGTGGCGTGCGGGCCGACGATGTGGACGCCGAGGATCTCCCCGTACTTCGCCTCGGAGACGATCTTGACGAACCCCTCGCTCGCGCCGAGGATCTTGGCCTTGCCGAGCGCCGTCCACGGGAACTTGCCGACCTTCACGTCGAACCCCCGCTCGCGCGCCTTCCTCTCGGAGATGCCGACGCTCGCCACCTCGGGCTCGCAGTACGTGCACGAGGGGATCTGGCCGTAGTTCAGCGGGTGAGCCTCGCGCCCGGCGATGTGCTCCGCGGCGAGGACCCCTTCGGCCGACGCGACGTGAGCGAGCTGCGGGTGCGGCCCCCCCTCCATGGCGACGACGTCGCCGATGGCGTAGAGGCCCGGCTCCGCGCTGCGCATGAAGGGGTCGACCTTGATGAACCCCTTCTCGACGACCGCCTTCGTGGCTTCGAGGTTGAGCCCGTCCGTCACCGGCCGGCGGCCGACGGCCACGAGGAGGATCTCCGCCTCGAGCGGCGTCGACGTCCCGTCCGGCGCGGTGGCCCTCATCTTCACCGATGAGGCCGAGACCTCGAACCCCTCGGCCGTGACGCCGGTCAGGATGGTGATCTTGCGTTTCCGCAGCGCCTTCTCGAGCTCGGCCGAGCACTCCTCGTCCTCGATGGGGAGGATCCGGGGGAGCATCTCGACCAGCGTGACCCGGCTGCCGAACCGGTTGAAGACCGTCGCGAACTCGACGCCCACGGCGCCGGCCCCGAGAACGATGAGGGACTTCGGGATCTGCTTCAGCTCGAGGAGCTCGTCGCTCGTGAGGACGCGCTTGCCGTCGATCTTGACCGCGGGGATCGCGCGGGGGGCCGAGCCGGTCGCGACGATGATGCTGGCCGCCTCGATGTCGGACGTCATGGCGCCGCCGGCGACCGTGATCCGCCCCTTCCCTGCGAGCTTCCCCGTGCCGGTGAGAACGGTCACGCCGTTCTTCTTCATGAGGAACTCGATTCCCTTCGCGTTGCTCCTCACGACCTTGTTCTTGTGGCGGTGGACCCCCTCGAAATCGACCGTCGGGTCGCCGGCCTTCACGCCGAACGAGCCGGCGTCGCGGACGGTGTCGAGAATCGAGGCCGAGTGGAGGAGAGCCTTCGTCGGGATGCACCCCCGGTGAAGGCACGTCCCGCCCAGGAGCGGGTCGCGCTCGATCAGGATCGTCTTCAATCCGAGCTGCCCGGCGCGGATGGCGGCCACGTAGCCGCCGGGCCCGCTGCCGATCACGGCGACATCGCACTTCTCGGTGGGCATGGGGTTCGGCGCTCCAGTAGGGTGAACGCGGAAGATATCAAACCCTCCCCGCTCCGGTCCATCGCGCCGGGACAACCCGGATCGGCTACGATGGGCGGCCCGGAGCGGCCGTGCGCCGCGGCCGGCATGGGGGAGCGTTGAAGGTCGTCCTGAAGCTCGCGATCGTCGCCGCGGCTTTCTTCGTCTTCGTCGTCGCCCTCGAGACGATCAAGACCTCCGCCCGGGGCATCGCCCCGGTTCTCCACGTGATCCACGTCGAGGGGGTGTGGAACCTCTTCGGGCTCGGCTGGATCATGGCGTACGCGGTTCTCTCGGGGTCGCCGATCGCCGCCGTCGCCCTCAGCCTCTACGGCGCCGGGACGATCAACGACGTCGAGGCTCTGGGCATGATCGCCGGCTCGCGCTTCGGCGCGTCGTTCGTCGTGCTGCTCGTGGGCGCCATCCACTACCTGCGCGGCCAGAGGAAGATCATCACCGTGGCGACGGGAGTCCTCGCCCTCCTCACGACGTGGACCATCTACGCTCCGGCGACGATCGGCGGCTATCTCATGCTCGTCACCGGCTCGCTCGACCGGTTCAGGTTCCAGGCTCCCGGCGCGTTCGTCTCGTTCCTCGACGTCACGGTGAAGCCCATCGTCGCCCTCTTCGCCGCGTGGCTCCACCCGACCGTCCTCTTCATCGCGGGGGTCGCGCTCCTGCTGGGGGCGTTCAAGACGTTCGACATGGCGCTCCCGGAGATCAATCCGCAGCACGGTCGGTTCAAGCGGATCGCCGACATCGTCTACCGGCCCAAGGTGATGTTCCTGCTCGGCGTCGCCATCACGTGCGTGACGCTGTCGGTCTCGGTCAGCGTCGGGATCCTCGTCCCCCTCTCGGCCAAGGGATACGTGCGGCGCGAGAACGTGATCCCGTACGTGATGGGCGCGAACATCTCGACGTTCATCGACACGCTCTTCGCGTCCCTGCTGGTCGGCGAGCCGCGCGCCTTCACCGTCGTCCTGGCCGAGATGCTGAGCGTCGGGACGATTTCGTTGCTGGTCGTCTTCCTGTTCTACCGTCCCTACAGCCGCGCGCTCGAGTCGATCCTCGAGCGCATCACCGGCAACCGGACGGCGTTCCTGGTTTTTCTCTCGATCACGATGGCGATGCCCTTGATCTTCCTGCTGATGTGACGGGCAGGACGGAGATGACGCGCTTGAGAGCTCTCGTGTACGCGAACCGCCCGGACAGGGCCCGCCAGGTGGTCTCGTGGGTCTCGGCCCTCACCGGCAAGATTCCCGGTGAGGCCGTCGTCCAGGTCATGGCCGAAGCCTCCCCCGCCGAGATCGAGGCGGCCCGCATTCTGGCCGAGGGGCTGGCGCCCGCGACCGGCGCGCCGCCGAGACGGCTCACGTCCCCGGGAGGATCCCCCGAGGAGGTGATCGCGGCGCAGGCCGCCGAAGGGGACTACAGCCTGGTCGTCCTCGCGCCGGCCGGGCGCAAGGGGTTCATCCGGCTCTTCTACGGATCGATGGTGGCGCACGTGGTCCGGCGCGTGAGCACCTCGGTGCTCGTCGTCCGGGGCGTGGGCGCCGCTCCTCCGAAGAAGATCCTCGTGTGCGTCTCCGGATCGAGGCACTCGCTCACCAACGTGACGGTCGCCGCCCAGCTCGCCGGGCTCTTCGGGGCCGAGCTCACGCTGCTCACGGTTCTCTCCCAGGTGAGCGTCGATCTCGCGGGAAGGGAGCCCTTCGGCGGCGATCCGGACGCGCTCCTCGAGACGGATCATCCCCTCGCAGGACATCTCCGAGTCGCGGGAGAGCTGGCGGAGAGGATGGGCGCGCGCGCGGCGGTGAGGGTGCGGCAGGGGCTGATCGCCGGGGAGATCGTCGAGGAGGCGAAGGGCTCGGGCGCCGATCTTCTCGTCGTGGGAACGCACCGCGCCGAGGACTTCGACACGGTGTACGACGACATCACGGATCAGATCGTGCAGTCGTCTCCCGTGTCGACGCTGGTCGTGGGGCTGAGGGCGGCGCTCCTCTGATCCGCCGGGGTCAGTGGCGGCGGCCGACCTGAGACCCGATCCGGTTCTGGCACTGCCGGAACTGATCCTGACATCTCTGGACGCAGCCGCTGATGCCGTCCTCGCCGGTTCCCGACGGGGACGCTTCCTGGCACTTGTTCCTGCACGCCATCATCGCGATCTGGCAGGGGCCGGGCTTGTCGGGGTTGTCATCCCGCGCGATCGGCGAGTCGTCGTCCGCGACGGGAATCCGGAACCGGGGGAGGGTTGAGCGCATCGCGGTCAGCGTCATCCCGAGGCGCTCCGGCGAGAGCGAATCCTCAGGGCTCTGGCTGGTCGCGTTGACGCCGAAGACCGAGAGCATCGCCTGAAGATCGCCGACGGTCGCCGGGCTGCTGGACGGGTGCGCCGGCTTGTAGCCGACGGCGTGCAGGATTCCCAGGGAGTTCACCTCGTCAAACCCTCCGGCCGGGGCGTTCACGGAAATCTCCGAGACGAGGCTCTTCGCGAGGCCGCCGACGGTGAGCGCGGGCGGCGTCTTGATGCCTCCGGTGGGGCTCTTGGGGTCGGTATTCGCGAATACGGCGAAGGAAACCGCGACGAGAGCCGCGGTGACTCCGATGACGACGGAGTTCTTCGGGAAGGCAACCTTCATGAGGCCATTCTCCTATCCGGCAGGGAATGAGTTCGCTGGCAGAAGATGAAAGGGGGGGACAGCCCCTCGAGACGGGTCAGAATATACGGCGAGAAACGCCCGGCTCGCAAGGACGATCGGCCGGAAGTCCCCGAAAACACAAAGGGACCCGATGAACGGGTCCCTGAGATGAATTGCGGGATGAACTGGAGCCTGGAGCGGTGTGACTAGAAGCCGAAGGGCAGGTTGCCGGTGTACGCCTGAGCCGGCCCGACCTTGTCGAGAACCTCGGTTTCTGAAAGGGTCGTGATCGTCGGAGCGGTGTACTCAGCTCTCTCGGTCGTCATCTCTGGCCTCCGGTTCATCAACCGCGACACGCCTCAACGTCTTACCGTTTGGCCTGCGGGGTCGCTAGGGACATCACCTGATATCGGGTTGCCGCGCCGCACACAGCGACAGCGCGCCCTCATTTATACCGCAGCCTGGCGCGAAGCGCAACAGATATTTTTGGCGAAAGCGCCCGCCCGGCGCCCCGTCCTAGGAGGGTGGAACAAGTCTCAGGATAATACGAACAAAAACAAGCAGATACGGTCGATCCACCACCCATCATCTTAATACTCACGCCCCGCGCCTCCTCAACCAGTGCGTCCCATCCTGCCGACTATCAACGCGGAGATGCGCGCGCCACCGGGCGCACTTGGGCACTCGCCGGAAACCAGTGCCGCGTCCGGTTGCACGCGGCGCACACGGAGAGCATCACCGGCACTTCGACGAGCACCCCCACGACGGTGGCCAGCGCGGCTCCCGAGGAGGGGCCGAAGAGCGTGATGGCCACGGCGACGGCCAGCTCGAAGAAGTTGCTGGCGCCGATGAGCGCACCCGGGGCGGCGATGTCGTGGCGGATCCGGAAGGCCGCCATGAGGCCGTACGCCAGCGCGGCGTTGAAGTAGACCTGGAGCAGAATCGGGACGGCAATCAGGACGACGTCAAAGGTCCTGCCCGTCAGGTTGTCGGACTGGAACGCGAAGATCAGGACGAGCGTCGCGAGGAGCGCGAGCGTCGTCACGGGATGGAATCGCGGCAGGAAGCTTTCCTCGAGCCACACCCGGCCCTTGAGCCGGATCAGCGCCCAACGGCTGAGGCTCCCCATCGCCAGCGGGATCACGATGAACGCGACGACGCTGTCGAGGAGCACCTGGAACGGCACCTGAAGATTGCTCGCGCCCCGAACGAGGAAACCGACAATCGGTGCGAACAGGACCAGCATCACGAGGTCGTTCAGCGAGACCTGCACGAGGGTGTACGCGGGATCCCCTTCCGTCAGGTACGACCAGACGAAGACCATCGCCGTGCACGGGGCGGCCGCGAGGATGATGACGCCGGCCACGTACTGGTCCGCCAGCTCGGGGCCGATGAGGGGCAGGAAGAGGTGCTTGAAGAAGATCCAGCCGAGGAGCGCCATCGAGAACGGCTTCACGAGCCAGTTCACGATCAGCGTGATGACAAGGCCGCCGGGCCTTCGCGTCACGCCGGCGAGGCTGCCGAGGTCGATCTTCAGCATCATCGGGTAGATCATCAGCCAGATGAGCGCCGCCATCGCGATGTTGATGTGGCTCGTGGCGCCGACTTCGAACCCGCGAATCGCCGACGTCACGCCGGGGAGCGTCTTCCCCAGTAGAATCCCGGCGACCATGCAGAGCCCGACCCAGAGCGTCAGATACCGCTCGAAGAAACCCAGGCGTCTGGCTTCCACTCGTGACCTCCTCGCCGATCGCGTCGTTTCGCAGGGTTGACGACATGAGTATAACCGCATATCCTCATCTCGTCATGCGCTCGACACTCGCTTCGGACGTCGCCCCCGTGGTCCGACTGTTCAAGGCCCTCGGGGACGAGACGAGGCTTCGGATCGTCGCCCTCCTCTCGCACGGCGAGCTCTGCGTCTGCCACTTCCAGGAGGCGCTGGCCCTGCCTCAAACCAACGTGTCGCGCCAGTTGGGAGTCCTTCGAGCCGCCGGCGTCGTCGGGACTCGACGCTCCGGCTCCTGGGTTCACTACCGTCTCGCGAAGCAGAACGACCCGCGCTGCAGCCGGCAGCTCAAGCTCCTCGTCCGATCGTTCTCGAGGGGCCACATCTCCCGCGAGGATCTCGCCCGCCTCCTGAAGGCGCGCGGCCCGGACTCCTGCCCATGAGCCGAAAACTGGTCAGAGTGCTCTTCGCATGTGTCCACAACGCCGGCCGATCGCAGATGGCGGCCGCGCTGTTCAATCAGCTGGTCCGACCAACCGTCGCGGAGGCGCTCTCCGCGGGAACGGAGCCGGCGGCAGGGATTCACCCCGTCGTCGTGGACGTGATGCGCGAAGCAGGGATGGATCTCTCGAATGGGACGCCGCGCCTGCTCACACCGGAGCTCGCCCGGTCGGTCCAGTTGCTGGTCACGATGGGATGCGGCGAGGAGTGTCCGGTCGTCCCAGGAGTCGAGCGACAGGACTGGCCGCTCCCCGACCCGAAGGGTCAGCCGCCCGAGCGCGTGCGGCAGATCCGGGAGGCAATCCGGGATCGCGTGGCGGCGCTCTTGGCGGCGAAGGGCTGGGACTGAGAGGCGCGGCTAGAAGCTCCGGCCGGCCGGAACGTGCGAGAGGCGGAGCGGCTCCGGGATGAGATCCACCGCGGACGGCGGCCCCGCCACGACGTCGGCGACGAGCTCGCCGATCACCGGCCCGTGCTTGAAGCAGTGTCCCGACCCCCCGCCGACGATCCAGACGTTTTCGAAGTCGGGGTGGCGGTCGAAGATCATCTGATCGTCCTTCGTCGCCTCGTACTGGCAGACGCGGCTTTCGACGACCGGAGCCGCGGCCATGCCGGGGAATCTCCGCTTCAGGCACGCGCGCGTCACCTTCAGGATCGCCGCCGACGGCGTGCGGCTCATCGTCGAAGGGTCCACCGCGCGCCCCGGAAGATCGGCGGTCGCCTTGAACCCCCGGCCGTCGACCGACGGAATCCCGTAGCACTTCGTCCCCAGCTCGAGCCACACCGGAAGCCGCGAGACGTCGAAGCGCTCGTCGCCGGGGGGCGTGCCGAAGTAGAAGACGTCCTTCCGCGTCACCGCGATCTTCCGCTTCAGAAGCGCCGGGAAGAGGCGCGGGAGCCACGGGCCACACGCGAAGACGAAGGCGCGGCCGGAGATCGTCGAGGACCCGGACACGACGTTCTTCAGACGACGCCCGACCGCGCCCCCGGGCCGCACCTCCGCGCGCACGACGCGCCCCCCGGAGAGCTCGAACTCGCGCGCGATGGCGAGGCAGGACTTCCGCGCGAGGAGCGTGCCGGAGCCGGTCTCGAGGATCGACCACTTCACGCCGCGCGGATCGATCTGAGGGTAGCGGCGCTTCAAAGCGCGGGCGTCGAGCACGTCGAAGGGAACGCGGTTGCGCGTGAGGTCGGCGACGATCGACATCCCGTACGCCTCGTCCGACATCACGAGCCACAGGACGCCGCACGCGTAGAGGACCTGCTCGTCCCACCGCAGCTGCCAGCTCGCCCACATCGCCAGGGAGCGCTTCGCCCACTTCGAGTAGAGGTCCGCCCCACCGTAGCCGCAGCGGATCACGCGGTTCTCGTCCGAGGAGGTCGCGCGCGGATTCCCGGGCCCGAAGGCGTCGACGAGCGCGACGTCGTGACCGCGCTCTCTGAGCTCCCGCGCGGTGGAGAGCCCCATGATGCCGGCGCCGACGACGACGTACTCGGCCATGGTGCGGCGCGCAAGATCCTCTCTCATCGGGCGTAAGCTACCGCAAGCCTCGCGCACGCCTCAAGCCGAGCCGCCCGCCGCTTGTGAGGTGCCCGGCGGCGCGGATAGAATCGCCCCTCATTCAACCCCCCGGAGGCCACCCCCCTCATGATCGACTCCCGCTCCCGCCGATCCCCCCTCCCACGCCTCGCGATCGCCGCGCTCGTCCTGGCGGTCGGCGCCGGACTCGTTCCCGCCGCGGAGAAGAAGCCGGCGGCGACAGCGGCCGCGACGCCGCCGGCGCCCTCGGGCTCCCCGGTGGCCGATCGCGGCTTCACCGCCGACGACGTCAAGGGGCTCGCGTGGCGCAGCATCGGCCCGGCCAACATGGGGGGGCGCGTCTCCGCTATCGCCCTCATCCCGGGGAGCCTCAAGAGCTTCTACGTCGGCTACGCGATCGGCGGCGTCTTCAAGACCGAGAACATGGGCGTGACGTTCACGCCGGTCTTCGACAAGTACCCCGCCTTCTCGATCGGGGCCCTCGCCGTCGCCGACGCCCCCGCCGACTGGCCGGGGTGGGCCGACGAGAAGGCGCCGGCCGACGCCAACAAGGATGTCGCCGATCGCGGCAAGGGGAAGATCGTGTGGGTCGGCACGGGCGAGGGGAACGGGCGCAACTCGTCGTCGTGGGGAGGGGGCGTCTACCGCTCGACCGACGCCGGCGCGACCTTCAAGTACCTGGGCCTCGCCGAGACGCAGGACATCCCGCGCATCGCGGTCGACCCGAGAAACCCCGACATTCTCTACGTCGCGGCGCTCGGCCGGCTCTGGGGAGCGAACCCGGAGCGGGGGGTCTACAAGACGTCGGACGGCGGGAAGAGCTGGCAGCAGATCCTCAAGGTCGACGACAGGGTCGGCGCGTGCGACGTCGTGCTCGATCCGAAGTCCCCCGACACGGTCTACGCCGGCCTCTACGCGCGGCGCCGCACGGCGTGGAGCTTCAGCGGCCTCGGCGAGGCGGGCGGCATCTTCCGGTCGGACGACGCGGGAAAGAGCTTCA
This window encodes:
- the arsB gene encoding ACR3 family arsenite efflux transporter → MRLYSCRQPCETTRSARRSRVEARRLGFFERYLTLWVGLCMVAGILLGKTLPGVTSAIRGFEVGATSHINIAMAALIWLMIYPMMLKIDLGSLAGVTRRPGGLVITLIVNWLVKPFSMALLGWIFFKHLFLPLIGPELADQYVAGVIILAAAPCTAMVFVWSYLTEGDPAYTLVQVSLNDLVMLVLFAPIVGFLVRGASNLQVPFQVLLDSVVAFIVIPLAMGSLSRWALIRLKGRVWLEESFLPRFHPVTTLALLATLVLIFAFQSDNLTGRTFDVVLIAVPILLQVYFNAALAYGLMAAFRIRHDIAAPGALIGASNFFELAVAVAITLFGPSSGAALATVVGVLVEVPVMLSVCAACNRTRHWFPASAQVRPVARASPR
- a CDS encoding metalloregulator ArsR/SmtB family transcription factor, whose amino-acid sequence is MRSTLASDVAPVVRLFKALGDETRLRIVALLSHGELCVCHFQEALALPQTNVSRQLGVLRAAGVVGTRRSGSWVHYRLAKQNDPRCSRQLKLLVRSFSRGHISREDLARLLKARGPDSCP
- a CDS encoding arsenate reductase ArsC — protein: MVRVLFACVHNAGRSQMAAALFNQLVRPTVAEALSAGTEPAAGIHPVVVDVMREAGMDLSNGTPRLLTPELARSVQLLVTMGCGEECPVVPGVERQDWPLPDPKGQPPERVRQIREAIRDRVAALLAAKGWD
- a CDS encoding FAD-dependent oxidoreductase, with product MREDLARRTMAEYVVVGAGIMGLSTARELRERGHDVALVDAFGPGNPRATSSDENRVIRCGYGGADLYSKWAKRSLAMWASWQLRWDEQVLYACGVLWLVMSDEAYGMSIVADLTRNRVPFDVLDARALKRRYPQIDPRGVKWSILETGSGTLLARKSCLAIAREFELSGGRVVRAEVRPGGAVGRRLKNVVSGSSTISGRAFVFACGPWLPRLFPALLKRKIAVTRKDVFYFGTPPGDERFDVSRLPVWLELGTKCYGIPSVDGRGFKATADLPGRAVDPSTMSRTPSAAILKVTRACLKRRFPGMAAAPVVESRVCQYEATKDDQMIFDRHPDFENVWIVGGGSGHCFKHGPVIGELVADVVAGPPSAVDLIPEPLRLSHVPAGRSF